In the genome of Cellvibrio sp. KY-YJ-3, one region contains:
- the purD gene encoding phosphoribosylamine--glycine ligase — protein MNVLIIGSGGREHALAWKAAQSAQVEKVFVAPGNAGTALEPKLENVAIDVLNFEALANFAENNNVGLTIVGPEVPLVAGVVDYFQTRQLLCFGPSKGAAQLEGSKAFTKDFLARHKIPTADYQNFIEVEPALAYLREKGAPIVIKADGLAAGKGVIVAETLQQAEDAVRDMLSGNAFGDAGCRVVIEEFLAGEEASFIVMVDGKNVLPMATSQDHKRVGDGDSGPNTGGMGAYSPAPVVTQAVHDRVMQEIIYPTVNGMAAEGNTYVGFLYAGLMIDAAGNSKVIEYNCRFGDPETQPIMLRLQSDLVELCLAALKGDLDKTTAEWDARASVGIVLAAGGYPEAYDKGDVISGLPTTEVAGEKVFHAGTSTKDGNTVTNGGRVLCATALGNTVLEAQQRAYQLAKRISWKGMFYRNDIAYRAIAREQTK, from the coding sequence CATGGAAAGCCGCACAAAGCGCGCAAGTCGAAAAAGTATTTGTTGCACCGGGTAATGCGGGCACAGCGCTGGAACCCAAATTAGAAAATGTTGCTATAGACGTTTTGAATTTTGAAGCCCTCGCCAATTTTGCTGAAAATAATAATGTCGGCTTAACCATTGTTGGCCCCGAAGTGCCACTGGTTGCCGGTGTGGTGGATTATTTTCAAACACGCCAATTATTGTGTTTTGGCCCCAGCAAAGGCGCCGCGCAACTGGAAGGTTCTAAAGCCTTTACTAAAGATTTTCTTGCGCGTCACAAAATTCCGACTGCCGATTACCAAAACTTTATCGAAGTGGAACCTGCGCTCGCCTACCTGCGTGAGAAAGGTGCACCGATTGTAATCAAGGCCGACGGCCTCGCGGCAGGCAAAGGTGTAATCGTTGCCGAAACCCTGCAACAAGCCGAAGACGCGGTGCGCGATATGCTCTCTGGCAATGCATTTGGTGATGCCGGTTGCCGCGTAGTGATTGAAGAGTTTCTCGCCGGTGAAGAAGCCAGTTTTATTGTGATGGTGGATGGTAAAAACGTATTACCCATGGCCACCAGCCAGGATCACAAACGTGTTGGCGATGGCGACAGCGGCCCCAATACTGGCGGTATGGGCGCCTACTCTCCCGCTCCCGTAGTCACCCAAGCGGTACACGATCGTGTGATGCAAGAAATTATTTACCCAACAGTCAACGGCATGGCGGCAGAAGGTAATACTTACGTCGGCTTTTTGTACGCGGGTTTAATGATCGATGCAGCGGGCAACTCCAAAGTGATCGAATACAACTGCCGTTTTGGCGACCCGGAAACCCAACCCATTATGTTGCGTTTACAATCGGATTTGGTTGAGTTGTGTTTAGCCGCGTTAAAAGGTGATTTGGATAAAACCACGGCCGAGTGGGATGCACGTGCATCAGTTGGCATTGTACTGGCGGCGGGCGGTTACCCTGAGGCTTACGACAAAGGCGATGTAATTTCTGGTTTGCCCACCACCGAAGTGGCTGGCGAAAAAGTCTTTCACGCTGGCACCAGCACCAAAGATGGCAACACCGTTACTAACGGTGGCCGTGTGCTCTGTGCCACCGCATTGGGCAACACGGTATTAGAAGCGCAGCAGCGCGCTTACCAGTTAGCAAAACGTATCAGCTGGAAAGGTATGTTTTATCGCAATGATATCGCCTACCGCGCGATTGCGCGCGAGCAAACGAAATAA
- a CDS encoding histone deacetylase family protein gives MIATIISHPLCHAHQMPETHPECPARLDAINNQLMANGIDGLLYYRDALPASDEQLLRVHTPEHLQKITAAIPEQGIHFFADDVYLSPASLTAARHAAGAAVMGVDMIMAGTTDAVFCNVRPPGHHAERARAMGFCIINNIAVAAAHALEHYGLTRVAIIDFDVHHGNGTQDIFFNDARVLFCSSFQYPFYPHTNIDDAPAHIINTPLPATCRSQGFRDAITAQWLPALKQFKPQMIFISAGFDAYIDDDMSSISLVEQDYGWITQELRKLMEESKSVAPPDQCHGIVSVLEGGYDLLGLGRCAVAHIKALAKIQG, from the coding sequence ATGATCGCAACTATTATCAGTCACCCACTCTGCCATGCGCATCAAATGCCTGAAACGCATCCGGAATGCCCTGCGCGATTGGATGCCATTAACAATCAGTTAATGGCAAATGGAATAGATGGCCTACTCTATTACCGTGATGCGCTACCTGCGAGCGACGAACAACTATTGCGTGTACATACCCCAGAACACTTACAAAAAATCACCGCCGCTATACCCGAGCAAGGCATTCATTTTTTTGCCGATGATGTATATTTATCGCCCGCCAGCTTAACGGCAGCACGCCATGCTGCCGGCGCGGCGGTAATGGGTGTGGATATGATTATGGCAGGTACAACCGACGCGGTATTTTGCAATGTGCGCCCGCCCGGTCATCACGCTGAACGCGCTCGCGCTATGGGTTTTTGCATTATTAACAATATTGCAGTGGCCGCTGCACACGCGCTGGAACACTATGGATTAACCCGGGTGGCCATTATTGATTTTGATGTACACCACGGCAACGGTACGCAAGATATTTTTTTTAATGATGCGCGCGTTTTATTTTGCTCCAGCTTTCAATATCCGTTTTACCCACACACTAATATCGACGATGCACCTGCCCATATTATTAATACTCCACTGCCCGCAACCTGCCGCAGCCAAGGCTTTCGCGATGCCATCACTGCGCAGTGGTTACCGGCATTGAAGCAATTTAAACCGCAAATGATTTTTATCTCCGCCGGGTTTGATGCCTATATTGATGACGACATGTCGTCAATTAGTTTGGTGGAGCAAGATTACGGGTGGATCACCCAGGAATTACGCAAGCTGATGGAGGAAAGCAAAAGTGTTGCACCGCCAGACCAATGTCACGGCATAGTGTCAGTATTGGAAGGTGGATATGATTTATTAGGACTTGGGCGTTGCGCCGTTGCCCATATTAAAGCACTGGCAAAAATTCAGGGCTAA